The genome window GAGTTTACAAAAATCGCCTCACCTGTGCACTAGAAGGAACAAAAGTGCAGACGACCACTATATGACCTTCCACCCTTGACATTGTGTCTCTAATCTGTCCTGTCTCAATTCCTCCCTGAGAAAATTTGCTCCCATAAATCTTTCGGGGTGCAGAGGGGCATAGATCTCAATCCACTAGCTGCTTCCTGCTGGGTCGGGGCAGTTGTCCCTGCCTGTTCCTGGGAGCAAAAACTCTCTACCTAGACTGTTGAATGGCCCCAGGGAAGGCTCAGGCATGGAGAGGCTCACTGGTTTGTATTCTTGAGGCaccatgatggagtttggaatGGCAGTCTTTCAGGTCGTGCTCTCCCAATGCTTTGTTTCTATATGCATACACATTAAAGATtgctatttcttaaaaaaaaaaagaagtatggaAACTCCAACAAAAGTTTCGTTCTCCAACTCTGTTGGCTCCTAACTCTCAGTTTCTAAGCCTCTTATTCAAATCcttgaaagaaaaaatcacattGGCTATTTAACTCGCCAGTGACTCAGCTCCCCTGAGCTGAGTATATATAACCACAACCTCAATGTTGCATTGGTATATGAAAGTGATTACACACCCCGAAATAAACTAAATATTCTATTCCAAATGGGTCCTGGGCCTGGTAAAATTGTGAAGTAGGTAAAGCTCATTCTTGGGGCATTTCAGGCCTTTCCacctttcttctttatgtttttggGTAGTGAGACCTTATCCTTCCCTTCTATTCTCCCTCACATCTCAATCAAAACACCATCTCTTAATGCTCTATATTAGTTTCAGAGAGAGACGTAGCTGGAAGACCACACACAAAAGTATTAATAGTTGAAAACAACTTAATAAGGGTCCTGCCAGAAATGTGTAGATTCTAAAAAAGGATGACTAGCCGGAGAGGTAATACCTCATCTTGATGTAACTTCAGCCTATTGGCAGAGTTGTGGATACGTGTCTGATGGGTATTGAATTTCCTTTCATCATGCCACAATGATCACCACCTATTGTGACTCACTggctccacattttttttttttttccctgaatgtCACAATTTATTTGCCATAATCTACTTTCTTGGTGAGTTGAAGGTAATTTTCATGGAAGGCACAAGAAGCTCTgatttacctttttcctcttaGTCATCTTGGGAAGAGTAGGGGATAGGCTTTTTTCCTATCAAGTTCCTCAAGTTGCTACATTTAAGGATATAACAAGAGATGAAAAAGTAATACTTTTTGAATACAAAAGGATATTGGgtttatttggaataaaaatacactaaaaaattagttatttgtttcttttagtgatttttctaaaaCCCCTCCAGTTTTGGATGGATATACTATGCAGGAGGAAATCTAAGGTAAGGCATGAAGAGTCTCACAGATCTTCCCTGACAGATAACATTCTGCTGATCTAATCACATTTgacaatttaataaatttaataatccAAGAGATTTTATtatccaagttttatgtatctgCCTCCTATAGATGAGTAAATCTGTGATACACTGAGAACAGTCAAGAATAGTATCTTGCATTTATGATTTAAGgacttatgtttaaaaattaaaacttgtaTTTATGTAACTATGATAAGGGAAATTACAAACCAAACAGatgaatatttataaaagctGATTATTTCAGTAAAGGATTTAAAGTAAAAAGCCCCTTCCAACTCCTTTGTAAACTGGGGAActtataattactttaaaaagaattaagttcTTTCCTAATTATACTCCAGATtatgtaaaagagaaaacattaaacaATCTTGAGACTTTTACTTCCTCAAATTTTAGATGGATTGCATTTCAGGATGATTTTTCTAATCAACTTTATAGGAAATCTTCTAACTAACAAAAGGCCAAACATTTGCATTCTTCTCAAGAGTTGAATGAACTTTTATATATTAACACAGATGGTATTCCAGTATTCAGCACTCTGAACAGGAAAGGATATTTTCATTATCCATGTACCGTACAAATCAGAAGTTAAAATAGAATTTTCACGGATGGTCCACACGGTAGATTCCATGTTATGATTAATTCTAAGAGCACAAATTTCTGTGTCTTCAGTAGGAAGTGTACTTTTCAGTTGTCTTTATCTTCAAagagtttttggtttttctttatcttgctcTTTTTGACTGAACAGTGCAAAAGATTCCTGAACAAACTGCCTGCACATTGGGCACTGCTGAAAATACTTAACGCAGCCATTACACAAGCACGTGTGTCTACATGGCAAGAGCACCCAGTTCACGGTCCCTTTCTGGCAAACAACACAGTCCTTACTGTTCTCCTCAGATGGCTCCACTTCACTTTCAGACAGTCCAGCCCTTTCCAACAAACTTCTGtctgtgtttttctcttctgGAGAGGAATTGCTTAAGATCATGGAATTGACCTTGAGCCAGGAGTAAATATTGATACAATATTCTGCAGGAAAGTTTATAAGTTTTATCAGGAATATGAATTACTGACACCATGGAAATAATATCATAAATTTCCCGGTCATCTTCATCAGCTAAGGTCAACAGCGCTACCAATGGATAGTGAGATCTGGGCACTGTACCAAAGTCTTCAATTTTAGTATCTCTTGGTAATTGGCaatatatttcttctttgctGTCCTTCTTAATAAAATACTGCTCTTGATAGAGATATTCGCTATACAAAGCATCTTCTAATGCTTGAGGAGTACTTATTCTGAAGCAATAAACATGCTTCTGCAGAGCTTCATGTAATTTTTGAACACTGCACCCTCAGTAGCATGTAAGGAAGCTATCTTCAAGGCAATCTGTTGTCAAGGTTATGCCCGCTGTAACTGAAGCTGAAGATGGATTCGTGATCTCTAAACCAAAAGGATTCTTGACTTGTCTCATTTGCTTTTTGAAAACTCTTGTGCTGAACTGGGTCTCTTCTGAATTTCTCAGAATTACTGGAACATCCCAACCAAACCATCCTAGTACCAGGCCGGTGGTCACGATGAAGCAGGTAAAGACCACCGCGATGTAGAAAAGCGGCGAGTACTCATAGAGCGGTACCGGAAAGACCGCAGCCATCAGGGGCTCGCGGGGCTGAGCCCGGCTGCGGCCGCCTAACTCAGCCCAGCCCCCTGGCTCCCTGGCTCCACATTTAGCTCTCAAAGCAGGCGCTAGGAGAAAAGTTAAAGATGATGTTGTGTGTACATGGATCACTGCAGTGAAGTTTTCACATGAAGAAACGCGCTTTGCTCAgtctgagagagaaaggaaatttcCAGCCGGCCATTGTCAGTTAATTTGGCTAGCATGCAAAGATTTTTTAACAATTTATCTTCCATAGTCACGTTACTTTAGAAGATTGAAGAGGAACTCCTCGGAAttgtccaaaaatatttattttagtgtattTAGAGCCAGTTATTCTTATCGTAACTGAGTTAGAGGAAATTTGCTTTCTTCCAGCTTGCTCTATCTGTCAAGCAGTGGAAAAGAAAGGTGAGCCCCACTAATGATATgttcacacatatacacacatatatagcaGGGAACATCAGATATAACTTTAATAAGacattttaattctttctaaAGCAAAATACCTACAAAGCCTATActttatgatttttataaatcTGTTCTAAATGTCAGTAACTTTTAATCAATTCTGATAATAATTGTATATGATTCAGGAAAGTTCACTTTAAAAACTGCCACCTCATACAATCTGCCTGGCCTATtatgaaatatataataatgtaatGTACTAACCTACAGGGGTCCCAGAAAAATGTGGAGTGGAGgtcaaagtatattttaaatttaaaaggatacTTTTAGCTTAAGCTGTGAAAGAGTTTCAAAATACACATAGTAGTTCTGTACATAGGCATTACTGAATAAATGTTGATGGCTAGCTGGCGTATTAGTTTCATTTAAAATCTTAACAGTGTTTTCTTGAACATTCTTGAAATGTAGTGGttattcttattttcattcttatggtaatgattcatttttaatttaagaacACCTTGCTAAATCAAAATGTTATATTATTGGCAGTAAGTCTTTAAGGCCATTCACTGATATCAAAGCTATGACATAATGGATCCATCAGAAATAGCTCAGTGCCAAAAAATATTGAGGGAAGAAGATGAAGACTTCTCTCTTAGTCTTGTTTTTGCTCCACTATGGGGTGAGTCGAAAGTCACATGAGAAAGGTCTTTATTGAGACATGTCCAAAAGGTCATCAGTGACTATTCTTGGCAAAATGTTTTGTGTCTTCTCTATGcctatttttttcctactgtttGTGTGATTGGTCATAATCTCTTTTCAAATTATCTTTCTCTACCAGGAATATTAAAGTAGTTTTTCTTCTGATTCTTTAGCCTTTCCAAATGTGTTTCCTTTTCATAGGACTTAGTGTGATATGGCCTCAAAAAGGTAAGACCTTAATGACAGACTCCTGCTgcagaatttgaaaagaataatgTGTCGCCCAAATTGAAACCTTTTCTCTAAGAAGAGATCAAGAGAGAATCCTACAAAAAGGAGTTAGGTAGATGTTAACAACTTCCCAGCTCTAAGAGAAGGCATAATGTAGAAAGATTATAGATTCTCAAATTATAGGCAATGCCTATCATTTTTCTTTGCAATAGCATTTTTCAGTATGGTATTAAGAGGTGTAATGTGAGAAAAGGATTTCTTGATCATatagtttgggaaatgctgggtcattgcaggacttttcagagcttttaatatattaatacacATGTGAACTCCCAAGGCAGATGTGGTGTTTCCCAAACCAGAGTCCTTTCACACAGAGTATTTTACAGTACTAATGTTCTGTAAAACACAATTTAAGactgatattttaaagaaaaagtataggCAGTTCCTTAAATTTTAGGAATATGTTTGAGGACCTCTCACAGTTTCTTCTCTcatatgattcttatgtcttttttctttttgattctggATGATTTCATCAAGTCTCTCTTTTTAATACTTGATTACTGTATTTTAGGGAGAAATCTAGTAGGTCTTGAAAGTCCCTTGATTTTTGTCTCCTCattcaaaattaaaagatttatCTCCTTGTCTGACTTCTAGCCACTTAGCACACTTTTACACAGATCAAATTCTAATCATTAGCACTTGATTTAAGCACAAAACCTTCCAATAAGTATCACTAGGAAACCTGGAAGAAAGATAAAGGAGCAAGTAGATGAACATTCATAATTTTAGATTTCTTGGATATAAAAGGGCTACAGAAAGGCTATGGGATCAGGAAAGCAAAAGTTTACAAAGCAAATATGAGATGAAATTTAAGACTGAGGTTTGCTAGAACAGATGGATAGCTGCTAAAAAGAGAATCAAAGGGGGTagcgctggctggttagcttagttggttagagtgtgtgcttgtaacaccatggtcaaaggttcaatccctgtgctggccagctgcgcccccccccaaaaaaaaaatggagggaaGTTTAATCAATTGTATAGCAGAGGATTATTAGAGGAGAAGAAAATTAATGAGAGATAAATTGAAAACAAAGTCCAAGAAAGTGAGGGGGGAAAGACATGTGAAAAAAGCtgcaggggccggcctgtggctcactcgggagagtgcggtgctgataacaccaaagccccgggttcggatcccatatagggatggccggttcgctcactggctgagcgtggtgctgacaacaccaagtcaagggttaagatccccttaccggtcatcttttaagaaaaaaaaaaaaaaaaaagctgcagaaCCACACTGTGGTTAACATTCTGGCTATCTTGGTAGATAAGTAACTGCAGCCATAAGATTAGGAAGGAGCAAAGAGACGATCTGATACAacagtcccttttttttttttttttaagatgaccagtaaggggatcttaactctttacttggtgttgtcagcaccacactctcccgagtgagccacgggctggcccacaacagtcccatttttaaaataacataatgtCCGGAAAAACtttgacttgcccaaggcctgCTCATTAGTGATTTGCACAAGAGTCCAGTTCTCTTAACGTTGTATTCAGTGCTCTTTCTGCTTTGCCAGACCTCTTGTCATGGTTGAAATGAGTTTTAATGTCATGTTTTGCAGTTCCTGTCctgaatagtatttcttttttttttctgaaaagtatTTCTATTTGCACACAACCTTCCTCTGTGTCCTTGTAGACTCGTGTTAATTACTTTGTCCACCCAAACCATGATTTTGCTGCTACATTCCAAAAACAAGTGGGGAAATAGCTTTACACAATATTAGCAGTACTGATGACTGACAGCAAACACCTGTGGCATCAGTGACAGACAATCAACCAATCTTCCCCTCTATGCAGCAGTCAGTGACTGCAGGACATTTAGTAATAGCAATGAACCCTCATACTGAAGTAGAAAAACTTGTATGAAGTGTTTTGCCTTGGGTATTGGGCAAAGCTACACGCAAATACTGGGTATGGTGTCTCAAAGTTTCATAAGTACTGTGGAGTAGCTTTCCAGGCTGTAAATGatgccccatttttttttttttttttctagagaagCCAAATATAACCAGGACAGTGATTTACTTGTGGAAATCCATGCATTTATTTAGCTTAACATATCTCTTATGCCATGCACtagagatataaaaataacaaagatataGTCTCACATTCAAGGTCCATGCACTCTCTGTACTGGGTAGAATACAGGCTACAGTGCTATAACAAAGAGACCGCTGAAATATAGCAACTTAGAGAATTAATTCTTTCTCCTGTAATAACAGTCCAGAATGAGGAGTTCTGGGTAATCAGCGTGGCTTGGCCTCAACATCAGTTTCCAGAGTTCTCCAGCCATTGCCATTCCTTAGCAAGCAGGAAGGGGAAAGTGGAAGCCTAGGGCAACTGGCTTCTTCAAGTAGAGTAACCTCAGACTGTACACATAACTTCTCATATCCCATTGATCCAAACTTAGTGACATGGCCACAACTAACTGCAAGAGGAGCTGGGGAAAATAGTTTCTATATGGGTTGGTATATACCAGCCAAAATTCTTGGAGTTCTATTACTAAAGGAAGGCAGGGAGAATAGATATTGGGGAAAGTTAGAGGTCTTTTTCACAGATTCATAGCAAAAGAAAGAGAACCAAATACAATCATGTGCTGTGTAACAATGTTTTGGTGAACAACcgaccacatatatgatggtggtcggAGTAATAGGtgataccatatagcctaggtgtgttgtaggtttgtgtaagtacactgtatgatgttcacacaatgacaaaatcgcctaacaatgcatttctcagaatgtatccccgttGTTAACTGACACATGATTGTAATTTTAGTAAAGGCTGGTAAGTACTAAACTAAGTTCCACTGGCAGAACAGAGGGAAGAACTGTCATCTCTGCCTAGGGTGCGGGCCATTATCAGAGGATGTATCCCAAAGGTGGTGCTTGACATGATGGATATGTCAGaagtaagagaaaaacaatagaaaaaattaacaatagaAAATGAAGTGGCTTCTTGTGAAGACAGCAGAATGAACACCTGTATCTATTTTAGCTTTTTCCCTGAAACTTTACTAAAATGacaatagtattttttaaaatcataaaccCCCAAACAAGGAAAACAGGTAAGGAGACAACAGCAGTAAAATTTTGGAAGCAGGAAAGATGATGAGAAATAGTAAATGAATTAGCAGATTCAAGAAAACTGACTTCTAAGCTAATGGTTAAACAAAGCTAAAAATCAACCCAATATATACCATTGAATCCTCTAAAGACTCAGGAAATGGTGACACCAGGTACTTCTAAAAGTGTGCATGGTAAAATAAGAATTAttgggctgtccagttagctcacttggttagagcgtgatgctgataacactgaaaggtcaagggtttggatccccttactgaccagccaccccccacaacaaataaaataaaaaagaaaataaagtaaaataaggattatTGATTGCCAATCTGTTTAAGAAAGATTGGATCctcacacccccacacacaccagctgacttcctctccccccacattggaaaaaattatttaatttattggaaatttattctttgaaaagaatTAAACATAGGGTTTTTGACTGGAAGCACCAGGCATAATTAAGGTTGGGGTCTCTTATTAAAGGTAAGGGTTTTAAGGGGCTgtgcagttagctcagttggttagagctcagtgttgataacaccaaggtcaagggttcagatccctttactggcgagacacacaaaaaaagtaaggGTTTTAAGTAAATGTATGTATGTCAGATTCTAAGACTTTCTAGGCTCTTACCCCACTCAGCTCCCATAGTGCTGGCAGTCAAGCCTTCACCCTTCAAACAGGACACTGGTGAAGTGGTTTCTGACCAGGCCAAGAGGAGAGACTTAAAGATACCAACATTAGAGTTTCTGAACTAAATGATCCAGCCTGATTATCTTACAGTGGGGCCTTTAGTGTCAATGAAAGATTACAAGCAAGATTAGGAAATCTGTAATTTGAAACCTGGagaccaaaacaaacagaaaacagtaatCAGAGGAACAGAAACTTAATAAGGGAGGaaggaatgttttttaaaaaaagaccctGTTCTTAATTTCCTCAGAGAGATAGTAAGGAAAAATGCAATCATACAAGAACaggatgcttttttaaaaaaagaaagaaagaaagaaaaagaatattctgacaacaaaacttttagaaacacaatagaaaaaacaaaacaatataaagctgaaaaaaatctctcaaaaagtaggacaaaaagacaaagacttagaaaataggaaataaaggatttataaaaaaaatagagaactaGTCTAAAGGTTCAATAAACGAGTACCAGGCATTCCAGAAAGATAGAACAGAAAAAACAGAGGGAAGAGGTCATCAGTGAAGCAAttcaagaaaattttccaaaatttagaAACTTGAGGTTTCAGATTGGACGGGCCCAACACAATAGATGAAAGTAGACACTAGGGCACATCATCATGACATTTCCGAACACTGGAACCACAGAGAAGTGACTGCAaacttccagagagaaaaaacaggtCACATGAAAAAGGATCAGGAATCAGATTGGTTTCAGGTTTCCCCAAAACCATGGAAGCTAGGAGGCAACGGAGAAATAACTTCAGAATTCTCAGAGAATTCTTTATCTGGCATACTGTCATTAGCTGTGAGAGCAGAATAAACCAAATGTGAGATTTCAAAATATTACCTCATGCATCTTTTTTTAAGAAGCTGCTTGAAGATGTGctacatgcacactcacacacacataaaggaGCAAACCAGGAGTGAAAAAGATATGGGATACAAGGAACAGATCTACCTCTGAAGAAAGGCAAAGGAAATGCCCAGGGAGATGGTGAAGGAAGATCTTAGGATCACATCTCTGCTGCAGATACCAAGGACAACCAGACCAGATAGGAGCAAGGCAGAAAGGTTTTAGGAGAGACATCCTCAGGAAAATGGAATTGACAGAAAAGCTAATGGAAACAAACTTAAAATAAGGCAACTGGCAGAGAGTTTGAGATTGAATTATTGACTACTACATGGAAAAtttagcaaaaaggaaaaaaaagaagaataaaggggATGTGGTAGAGACTTTTAGTGCTGATTCATATCTGATGCTTTTCTTCTAGACAGACGGGACGAATATATTTTCCTCCAGACAGAATCACATGACTAATTCTGGCCAGTAGATTTCAGCAGAAGTTGCATGTGGTAGTTTTAAAACACAGCCTAAATTCTTTACCATTCTTTCTATTGAGAGGTCTGTTGTTTGTTACTATATCATAACCTAGACTGTCTTGACTAATATGCAAGataatttattctaagaaaacGAAAAGATTGTGCTATAAAGCTGTTAcgtttttacaaagaaaaaagaaaaagttgtgcaggaaaagggaaaaagtcATAGTTTACTCCAGGGCTCAGCAGTGAAAAGTATTTACATGGTCAGAATAACACAAATGCTAAGAAATGATCTTACTAAAGTTATGGTATAACAATATTGGCAAGTTGGAGGAATGGGAAAAGTGAGGATGTGTGTAAATGCACAGGTGACTGATAAaaacacaactttaaaaaaaagaaggaaaagaacaccATCTATTCAATTGACTTGAAAATAAaagcttacaaaaataaaaaacaaaaaaacccaaaaacaaaaaaaagaaaagccgaATAATTGCAGAGATAGAATGAAatagaatgaaatgagaaaaagataaacatcAATTATGTATTTCAGGATGTGGAGAGATAtatgataaacaaaaaaaaaaaaaagaaaagccgaATAATTGCAGAGATAGAATGAAatagaatgaaatgagaaaaagataaacatcAATTATGTATTTCAGGATGTGGAGAGATATATGATATTATATGAAACAAAGCAGTATAGAAACTTTATGGAAACAGACAGCAGTCACAGAAATGGTGGGAGAATTATAGCCcaagaaaatgtattctttaattaTGTTAGATCAAATAGGCCTCTATgttatatggaaaataaaataatcttgagAAGCCGGTCATTGTCTCATTATTGTTCTGCAAAATGATACCAGAAAACATTGGAATAAGTGCTCTAGTCTTTTATATCAAATAGAAAATTAGCATCCTTTCATTATCATCTTGAAGATAATTAGTGAAGCTAGAGACATTTCTCATCAATTTCCAAATAAACTATTTTGATTTTCACACACAATTTATTCTGCCTTCTAGAATCCACTGCAATGTACAATCTGAATTACTACCAATTTTAATACAGTAGTTCTTTAGAAAATGTGGATATTTCACCCATGTGTTTATAGTGTATGCAAGTTACTCATCCCACTTCTCCCCCTTTGACTTTATAAATCCCTAGTATAAATATCAAAAGGAGATAagcttttttgtatttctctcttttattctcccATTTCCTCAATATTTGAATGCTGCATGGGCACAATCTGACAGGACATGAACTTATTAATacagttgtttatttattcatagaCAAATATTGGCAGGACTCGTGCATACCCAGTTCAATATTAAACACTAGTAGTTcagcatccaaaaaaaaaaaaaaaaccagacaaaaatccTTGCTTTCATGAAGCTTTCCTTCTAACGTGGGGAGACAGGCTATAACCAAATAAGCTGGAAAAATTACATAGGATGTCAGAATGTAATTGCTTCAGAGGAAAGTAGAGTATGAAAGGTGAATAGAGAGTGCTGGTGGTGGTAAGAAGGCATCACTATCATAAAGTGATGTTCtgtcatgaaagaaaaataaaaggtggcCACAGGGCAATTGATTGACATATTCAAAGGGAAAATATGGCCCATTAGGTCTTGTCACTATTATATGTAGCCTCTATAACCACAGACTTAATTTTTGATGGACAGACCGTGGaattatacaaagaaaaagaattttattgttgaattttattgttgtttctttgtgTGAGGAAAGAATATCCTAAGTTAAAAGTGCCAAGTTTTGGAATCTTAGGCAAGGGCAGGGACTATTAGAGTCAGTAATAAAAAAAGGAGTAGGGAGACTTGTGTTTTTGACTCTTGAAATCAGTCCTAAGGGCCAGCATTACAAGGCAAGTAAAGCAGGTAAATAAAGCATCAACACAATAACTATTCCCAGAAGGAGAGTAGGAATGTAATGTCATGGTGAAATAGAGGCACTCCCACGGCTAATGCATTCGCAGGCTACTTGCTGCCAACAGCCTTTGGCATCAAAGTACTTTTATCCTCTAAATGCCTATTCTGCAACTGGCAAAGCTACAAGAACGGCATTTCCAGGATGTAACATCTGGTGCGTTTTACCTAAGTCAGCAAGTGcgcaatattttgttatttttttaagaggCCTATGCACATTTAACAAAGTTCATACTAATAACATATAAGATCTATATAATATTGCTGCtttcatggaaaattttatatataagtaaCTATCTACTCTAAATAATCCTGAGTATTCCAGGGCATGTGGAATTTTGTCCTTCATATGACAACAGCATCTTATTTTCAGTGCCTTCCAGGAAACTAGATAACTGTCTAATTTGAGgtatcatttacattttttagaaCCTCAGTAATCTTGTCATTGTGTCAAAAAGATTCCAGATCCCTCAAGGCACATCATTCACACTTGACTGCATTAATCATATATGAAGTAATTCTTTGTAAATGTAAGCAAACTCTGGTGCTGTCAAATAATCACTTGCCCATattattataaaaggaaaaaaactaaaaagaggaaaattaaacagttaaaaatgtttacataaacAAGGCAACCATTTTTCCCTATTATTCTTAAGTAAATATATGTGCAAGAATGAACTTCGTggatgaaaagataaagaaaatatggtatatacatacaatggaatattatttggccataaaaaaagaaggaaatactgttATACattacaacacggatgaaccttgaggacattatacaaagtgaaataagcaagtcagaaggacaaatactgcatgattccacttatataaggcatctaaagtagtcaaactcatagaagcagaaagtaaaagaGTGGTTGTCGGGCTAGGTGGGGAAATGAGGAGCTgctgttcaatgggtatagagttttacttgtgcaagatgaaaaatttctagagatctgctgtacaacattgtgcttatagttaacaatactgtactgtacacttaaagttTTGTTAAGAGGGTAAAGTTCATATTATGTGTTTTTTatctcaactttaaaaaaaaaagaatgatctttTGGTCTTGTAAAACTATGTTGgaaactataaatatttgtgacctTGTTTTGTACCATTTCTTTCTTACAAAGTCTATGACAACTCTTTCAGTCAGATACTTGTTGTCAGCAGCAAAACCAATTTGAGGACCTTACTCAGAACGAAAGCTAttatgctgataacaccagggtcaagggtttggatctctatactggccagccaccaaaaaaagaaaaagaaaaagaaagttactaGAAGCATGTTTGAGGC of Cynocephalus volans isolate mCynVol1 chromosome 4, mCynVol1.pri, whole genome shotgun sequence contains these proteins:
- the LOC134376978 gene encoding LOW QUALITY PROTEIN: cell growth regulator with RING finger domain protein 1-like (The sequence of the model RefSeq protein was modified relative to this genomic sequence to represent the inferred CDS: inserted 2 bases in 1 codon; substituted 1 base at 1 genomic stop codon) — protein: MAAVFPVPLYEYSPLFYIAVVFTCFIVTTGLVLGWFGWDVPVILRNSEETQFSTRVFKKQMRQVKNPFGLEITNPSSASVTAGITLTTDCLEDSFLTCYXGCSVQKLHEALQKHVYCFRISTPQALEDALYSEYLYQEQYFIKKDSKEEIYCQLPRDTKIEDFGTVPRSHYPLVALLTLADEDDREIYDIISMVSVIHIPDKTYKLSCRILYQYLLLAQGQFHDLKXNSSPEEKNTDRSLLERAGLSESEVEPSEENSKDCVVCQKGTVNWVLLPCRHTCLCNGCVKYFQQCPMCRQFVQESFALFSQKEQDKEKPKTL